GGGAACGTATAACGTCTACCGAAACCCGAAAACTGCACCGCCCGAAAACCGAGAACTCCTACGCAGTCCCGACTGGGCCCTCGCTCTTCTCGCCGTCCTTCTCTTTGGTCTTCTGATCCATGAAGGACTCAGCGCCGACTTCGCTCAACAACATGCTGAGCTCATTCCCCTTGTCCTGCGCCCCGCACTCGTAGGTTTGACCTTCCGGAGCATTGAAGGTAGCTGGTCTGTAGTCCGCCTCGGAGTATGGCTGCACGGTCACTCCAAGGAAGGCGACCTCAAAATCCATCCATTCCGACATGCAGTCGGCAATGAGCTTGAATAATCCGGTATCAGACTTCTTTGCCAACATTCGACAGAACAACGGGACCCATCGGCCGATGTGGTTCTTGATGAACTTCTTTTGGGCTTCGACGACGATCTCGGTCTTATCGATCCCATCATGGCAACGTGAATAGGACTCTTTGTAGGTCAGGAAGTGCATGAACTCGAGCTCGACGCTGAGATGATCCAGTCGTTCATGTACATCTTTTGAAAGCTCTACCCCAAACGCCTTATAGAATCCCGCAATGTCACCCATGACGTGGGATTGCGCAAAGACGTGATCGTTTCCAAAGAGAGTTTCGTAAGGAGGGCAATCCAGCGTGATCACATTGGTGAACACCCGACGATGCTCGGTCTGCAGATCGCCAATTTGCCAATTCACGCACTCCGCCGACACCAACTTCTCGATCTGGTCGAACTGCTTCTTCATTAGGGCGATCTTCTGAACGGCACGATCGCCACCGATTCCATCCAGCGCGAGACGGAGTCCATCCAATGCGGCTCGTCCATCCTCGACAAACTCACCACATTGCAGGTAATCCAAAAATTCCTCGTCCTCCGGATAGAGCAAACTCCAGGAGAACAAGAGATATATCTTGCTACGATTGAGCGCGCGCTCGACAGCAGGCGAATCCTTAATCGGAACTGCTTTGGGGGGAGCAATTGCGGTGGAGGACGGGGAGGTGGGCTGCACGACTTGTTTCGATGTCATACGTATCTTGCTCCTCACCTCAACATGTTGCGCAAATTTTTCGCACACTACGCAACATCTGAGTCCTGCGGCACAGGAGGCGTATGATAGGTAAAGGAGGGAGGGATGTCAAGCATGAACTCTCTCTCCTTTGCCGCCGCCATCAGTGCCGATGTTTCACTACGCTGGACGATTATGGGACGTCTCTCACCAACCAGCACACACGCCATTCAGAGGCTCATACTGCCGGCGGATAAGTTTCTCGCCGGCGTCACCTTGACGGCGATACGGTCATTGACCGTCTTACAAATCTGCTCGCACATGCCGCATCCCACGCACCGTTCCGGCTCAACGACGAGACGCAACGCGTGAAAGTCCATCGACAGTGCGTCAACCGGGCATTTCGAGACGCACGCATGACACCCCTGCCCCGCTGTACAGACTCGATGGGAGACGGTGGCAACCCCCATCCGCACCTCGAAGGGATCCGCAACCGGCAACAGGGCTTCCGTCGCACAAGCGGCGATGCAGGGTAAGTCTTCACACAGCTCGCAGGCCACCTGATCGGCGAAAATCACCGGCATGCCATTGGCAGGATCACTGACGATGGCACCGGGGGGGCAGGCCTTGATGCAATCGCTGCAACGCGTGCAACGCTCCAGAAAGATCGATTCAGCGACGGCTCCCGGAGGGCGCAACCAGTCAGTCCGCACAGGGGCAGCCGGTTGCTCACGAGGCGCATCCTTGTGCAGCGAAAACTCCCTCGCCGCCTTCGCGACCGAGACGACGGAGTCTTTCAGAAAATCGCGACGCCCGTATTTGGGATCACCGGCCACGATGCGCTCCAACTACATCACGCCGTCGGCCCGCAACTTATAGACTTCTACGCAACGATCGCAGGCACCATACTCAACATCCCAACCCGGGTGATTCTCACGAATGAAGTCCAGAATGTACCCTTCAAGCTTCGTGTCCAAGTCTTCTACCCATGTGTACGTCGGGAACCGGCACAAGGGGCACGGGAACCCCGGCATCAGCATGACCTTCTGTTGGGTCTCCGGGATTTCTCCCCCTTCCACATCCACAGCGCGATCTAGAATGCGAAGGGTGTCAGTCGCCATCTCCACCAGTTCCGAATGGGTAAAGTAGCTCGTCTGCCACAACCCTTCGAATACGGACTTCAATTGAGCCGGCGGAATTTTCCGATACCAGGAGCGGAACTCCTTGAACCGATCCTCCTTCTGCAGCATTGGTTCTTTCCCGGCGGCGATTAACCGGCTATCGACACTGAGGTTCCAGAGAATCCGGTAGCGGTGCAGGATGAGCGTTTCTTCGCCGGGATTCTGTCCGACCCTCGTGTCGGGATCGTACCCGAAGGCCGGATCCAGCATATCGTTGATATGCATCAGTTCGTGACGGCAATACCGCGTCAACGCCGGGTCGTAGAACCGTCGCGGGATCAGCTTGATGCCGACACCCTTCAGCCCTTTTTCTTCAAATTGCTTAGCCAGATCGTGCTCGACGGAGCCCCATTTCCGAAGCACGTCGACCCCTTCCTGATCTTCCTTCAATACACCCTTGACCAGTACAATGCCGACACGGGCCTTGAGCTCGGGAAACTCGTTGAACGCGTCGCGGATGATATCGGAGAAACCCCAGATGCCGAACAAATACTGATAGAGTTTTTTGAACTCGGCTTCGCGATCATCCAAGGTGAACTTTTCGTAGATCGGATCGGCCAGCTCGTGAAACTCTTTATAGTAGGTCGGATCCCCTTCCCGCTCCGTCTTTTCAATGAAGGAGTCAATGACTTCCTGCAGTAAGGCCGGCTGAAATCGGATCTCCATCGACGGCTTTGATACTTCCACTCCAGTCGTCATAAGTCCTCACATGTTTGGCTGCGGTGAAGGATAAAACCCGCGTAAGCGCTGCGCTTGACTTGCTTACAGTCGTTCTCTTACGATCGTCGAAACGACCGCCGATTATACAAACCCCTCAGCGATTTTTGCAAACCGCGGAGGGTCGGCCGGAGCCACTTAGGCCTCCGCGCAGAACAGGGACGAGGCACAGAAACTTTATGAGCAATCACACGACCGCGCCCTCGACGATGTCTTCCACTGCACCGACGAATCCTCAGGGAGTGCCATCAGAAGCACCCGTCATTGACCATTTGGCATATTGGAAAACCGGCTTACGTGAACTCAAGACCTTCCGCGGCCACTCGCATGGCGTCTGGTCCGTCGCCTATGCACCGGACGGTCAAACCATTGTCAGCGGCGGCGTGGACCGGTATGTCCGTGTGTGGGATATCGAAACGGGACGGTTGTTGCGTTCGTTGCGCGGTCACACCGCCGACATCCGCGCGCTGGTGTTCACACCGGACGGTCGCACCCTGGCCTCGGGCAGCGAAGATCGCACCATTCGTCTCTGGAACCCGAAAACGGGCGAACCGACGAAACTCCTGTTCACACGCTACGATCACAATGTTTGCAGCCTGTCCCTCTCCCCGGACGGCCTCATGTTGGCGCGTGGCAGCCACAACAAGGACATCAAAATTTGGGAGGTCACGACCGGGACCGACCTCATGACCCTTTTGGGCAAGGACCAATACGACCACCATTGGTCAGTGTGCGTGGCCTTCTCCCCGGACGGTATCCATCTCGCGAGCGGCTCCGATATCGGCAAGATTCGCATTTGGGAAGTGCTCCCGAGCGGGGAGGAAAAGATCCTGCACAATGGCCACTGGGAGGAGACCGCCGAAGACTCGACGGAGACCCGCGGCTTCTTCATTGAAGACGACGGCGGGTTCCAGAAGCCGATGGAGTTTTGGATCGGGGCTATGACCTTCACCCCTGACGCCAAACTGCTGATCACCGGCAGCCGGGACAACACAATCCGCTTCTTTGAGATGCCGACCATGAACGAGCTCCGCGTCGTGCGCGGCCATAACGGCTGGGTGCGCGCCCTCGCGGTGTCGCCTGATGGGAAAGTGCTGATCAGCGCTGGCGACGACAACACCATTCGATTCTGGGATATTGCTACCGGCCGTAACTTCCGGACCGACAAGACTCATGGCGGCCCCGTGCGCGGAATCGCCCTTTCGCCGGACGGATTGCGATTGGCCAGCGCCTCATGGGATCGCACGGTAAAACTGTGGGAAGGCGGTCCTGAACCGGAAGAGTAGACGAAGACATTATGCCTCTGCCTCCTCCGCCTCCCCCTTGGCGGAGGAGATCCCGTAGCGTTTGCATTTGTCCCAAAGAGCCTTCCTCGAAAGCCCCAAAATAGCAGCCGCACTCGTTCGACTTCCCTCCACCTGCTTCAACACGGCGAGAATGTAGTCCCGCTCGAAGGATTCCCTCGCGGCAGCCAGCGTGGGGGATGCCGACGGCTCCGCCGTTTGGGCTTTTTCAGCCAACCCCTCCGCGCAGAACCCACAGGTTGGTTGAGGGGCGCCTCCGAGATAGGGACAGGTCTGAAAACCGCAGAGATCCCACGGCTGCAGGGGCTCACCATTTCGCCCCAAGGCCGCGGCTCGGCCCACCATCTGCGCCAATTCCCCAACATTGCCCGGAAATGAGTATCGCATCAGCAGCGTGCGACTCGCCGGTGAAAATTCTTTGAGCACCTTGTGGAGATTCGTCGCGCTTGCTTCCAGCACATGCTCGGCGATGATCAGCACATCGTCTCGGCGCTCACGTAGCGGCGGCACGACAATCTGCACGGCGGTCAGATAGTCGTAGAGCTCCGGAAGAAACCGTCCTTGAGCGACGGCCTCCTTCAAGTCCTGTTGCGACGCACAGAGGACTCGCACGTCGACTTCAATGGTTTCACGCCCGCCGATCCGCACACAGGTTCGCTCCTGCAACAGGTGCCAAATTTTCTTTTGAACATGCGGGGAGAGCGCATCGATCTCGTCCAGCAGCACAGTGCCTTTGTGTGCAAGCTCAAATCGGCCCCGTCGCCGATGCACCGCCCCGGGAAAGGCCCCCTTTTCATGCCCGAACAGTTCCGCCTCCCACAGCTGGTCAGGAAGATCCCCGCAACAGACCTTGATCAACGGTTGATCCCGCCTCGGGCTGTTCAGATGGAGGGTATGCGCCACCAACTCCTTCCCGGTTCCTCGCTCGCCGACGATGGACACCGGAGACTCGCTCGCCGCCACCACCTTGATCCGTTCCAGCAACGCTCGCATGTGCGGCGTACAGCCCTGCATGCCGCCGAAGCTGAATCGATCTTCCAGCACTTCTTTCAGTTCAAGGTTCTCCCGCCGCAGTCCGAGAATTTTCCCGACTCGCTCGAGGATCAGCAGCAGCTCGTCCATCTGAAAGGGCTTGGTGATGTAGTCGTACGCACCGAGCTTGATGGCGCCGACCGCCGTATCGACCGACCCATGGGCGGTGATTAAGATCACCTCCGTCGTCGGACTGCGCTCCTTGCAGACTTTGAGCACGGTCAACCCATCGGCGCCGGGCAACCGCAAATCGGTGATCACCACATCAAACTGGCGCGTGCCGAGCACCGTGACCCCTTCGGTTCCAGTCGCCGCCGCCATGACTTCACAGCCCACCCCTTCCAAGGCATCGAGCATAGACAGTCGCATTAACGGTTCGTCATCGACAATGAGCACCCTCAGCCCTTTCACGAAAACCTCCCAATCGCATACCGTTCGGTTGACAGCGGAATCGACACGGTGAAGGTGGTGCCTTTCCCGACTTCGCTCTCAACCAGAATCCGTCCCCCGTGGCGCTCCACGATGCCCAGGCTGACAGACAGCCCCAGCCCCGTCCCCTCGCCTTCATTTTTCGTCGTAAAGAAAGGATCGAAAATCCGCGGCAGGACGGATGACGAAATACCGCACCCGGAATCCCGCACACGTACCAGACAATGGGCTTCCTCCACGACCGTACTGATCGTCAAGACCCCGCCGCTGCGCATGGCCTGAATCGCATTCAACACCAGGTTCATGAGCACCTGCTCCATCATGTGCCGGTCGATCATGATCTCCGGCAAATCGGGCGCGAGCACAGTTTCGAGCCGCACTCGATGGGGCACGAACAAATGGTCCGTCAGCAATAACACGCGATTGACGACGTGGTTCATGTCGGCCAACGCCAGCTCGGGATTGTGCTGTTGCGAAAAATCGAGGAGCTGGCGAACAATCCGTTGAACGCGGCGCAACCCATCCTCCATCGACGCCAGATACTCTTCCTGACGTGCCGGAGATAGGGTGCCCTTACGCATGTTGTAGAGGCAGTTCAGGATACCGCCCAAGGGGTTGTTGATTTCATGCGCCACACCCGCGGCCAATTTTCCAACTGAGGCGAGCTTCTCGGAGTTTCGAATCTGCTGCTCCAACTTCTTCGTCTCCGTCATGTCGCGTGCGATTCCCAGTACCCCCAGAATCTCCCCATCCACCCCGTGGAGCGGTGACACGCTGACCATCACCGAGCGGGGCTCACCCGATTTGGTCAACACCTCAACCTCGTACACCTGCTTCACCCCGATATCCAGTGTCGATTTCAGGCGGCGCCCGCGATGTCGCTTCGACAGCAACCCGAGATACGGCCGTCCAAGAAGATCCTCTTTCGCGTAACCCCACGACAGGATCTTGCTGTTCACGTAGGTAAAACACTGCTCGCTATCAAGGGTATAGATCACGTCATTGGCATTTTCCAGCAGGTTTTCCAGATATTGCTTGGTCTCTTCGATTTCCCTCGTCCGCTCACTGACCTTGGCCTCCAATTCCTGTTGGTAGGTATGCATTTGCCGCTCAAGACGCTTCCGGTCGGTGATGTCACGCAACTGGACCATCACCCAGGTATGGTCGCTGCCGCGCACCAGAATCAGGTCCATTTCGACCGGCGTATCCTTGCCCGCCGCATCACGCACGGTGATCTCCTGCGTCGGCACCTGGCGCTCGCCGGAATGAATCTTTGCAAGCAGCGCCCGCATGTCCTCATGATGGAGAGGCGGCACCACATCCAGAATGCTCCGCCCCACCACCTGCGGCTCGGAATAGCCCAACGCCTGCTCTTCGCGCTTGTTCACCGCAACGATGATGCCGTCTTCTCCCACCATAAAGACCGAATCTGCCACCAGGTCGAACAACGCCTTATACCGTTCCTGCGAGGCTACCAACTGCTGTGTGCGCTCATTGACGGCCTGCTCGAGCCTGGTCGTGTACCGATGCACCTGCTCTTCCAACAGATGCCGCTCCGTCACATCGCGCACGAACGCTCGGGAATGGACCAGTCCGCCCCCACTCTCAAACAAGGCTGTGGCGTGGATTTCGACATCGATCGGCCGGCCATCAGCAGCAACAAACACCGTCTCGATCGTACTGCGCCCTTGCGAGACCAACCGTTCGAGATAGGCCAACACCTCCGTTTCGCGGCCTTTGGGGACTAGGTCCCACAGGCGCATCTGGAGCATCTCCTCAAGCGAGTAGCCCAGTTTGTCCAGCCCCGTCTTGTTCACATGGACGAACTGGCCGGCCTTATTCAGCTGGTAAATCATCTCCGGTGAGTGCTCGATCAGATCCCGGTAGCGCGCTTCGAGACGGCGCACGTCCTCCATGCGCTGTTCGATCTGCCCGAACGATAGCCGCAGGTTGACCGCCATTTTATTGAAGGCCTCGGCCAGTTGTTCGATCTCGTCGCCGGTCTTGAGTTCCAACTGTTGATCCAGGCGTCCGCTCCCGATTCGTTGAACGCCCTCATGCAACAGGCCGATCGGACGGGCGATTCTCCGTGCGACGGTCAAGCCGGTCAGCAACAGCACCGCGAACACCCCCAGCCCATACACCGTCACCTGCACCACCAACCGTTCCAGCGGGGCATAGGACTCAGCCGGATCCTGCCGGACAAATGCCACCCAGCGTTTGCCGCCTAAACTCTCCGGCGTCAAATCCGTGCCCAGGCGAACCGGCGCAAATCCAACGATGGAATTCACCCCGCCATGGGAATCATTGGCCGCCGTCGTCCAGCCTGCCGCATGCCCGTTGATCGCATTGACCAGCTCCGGTTTCACCACATGCTCTTCAGGTGACAAGATAGGACACACGAGCGGCGCACCGTCCGAATTGAACAACATGGCATGTCCGGTCTTTCCCACAGAGGCTTCGGATACGGAATGGAACAGCGTATCCCGACGAAGCAGAATCGTGACCGTGCCAATCGTCGCATGCTGCTCATCGTCGATAATCGGCGCCGACACGTTCACGACGTGCGTGCCGAACGCAGGATCGAAAAAGATATCGCTGACGAACACCTTCCCCGTGCTTCGCTTCATGACCGCCTGCCACCAGGCGGTCTTCCCATAATAGTATTCGACTTGGGGAATCGAACTGACCACCAGGGCTCCCCGATTGTCCGTCACAAAAATCCCGACGTAGTCGGATTTGCGGATGTCATGCCACCGAATCAAATAGTTCGTCACGATCCGGTTGATGAACAGCGGAAACTCGCTCTGCTTGTCCCGTTGCCGCCAGCGCTGTTGCCAGGCTTTGATCATGGACTGGATGGTTTTCTCATCCTTGTCGACGTAGGTGCGATTGGATTCAGTCACAGAGGTGCGGAGGAACGGGGTAGCGGCGAGTTGTTGCGCTTCATTGATGCCGCGCGTGACCTGCATCTCGATCCGCCGGGCGGCCTCTACGGCCACTTCCTTGAAGTTGGCCCCGATGGTTTCGCGCAACGCCCGGCGTTCTTCGATGTAGGTCAGGACGAGAGACAAGCTCAACGGCAGAAGACCGACCATCACGATGGCCGTGATGATCTTTCGCTGGAGACTGTGTGACCGGCTCCAGAACAGCATGCGTGCGGCGACTCCGGCTAACGGCCCTCGCACAACAGGAGGCAGGTCTCCAGACCAGGCTCGAGGGAGCTGAGGCTTAACGACGTTTCAGGAGACTCCCGGCGCTACCAGGCCAGAGCAGCAGCAACGGGCTTGCCACGAAAATGGACGAATAGGTCCCGAACATGACGCCTCCAAGCAGGGCCAGCGAGAAATCGTGCAGGACTTCAGCTCCGCCGAGAACCAGCGGGATGAGGACGATCACGACGGTCAAACTGGTCACGATGGTGCGACTCAAGACTTGATTGATGGCGGCGTTGATGATCGTTTCCTCATCCTCACGCCGGCGGCTGCGAAGGTTCTCGCGGATACGGTCGAATACCACCACCGTATCCGTCAACGAGTACCCCGCGAGGGTCAGCAGGGCCGTCACGACTAACAGGGTAATTTCCTTATCCAATATGTAGAACACGCCCAATACCGCCAGCACATCGTGGAACGTGGCCAACGCCGCCGCCACGCCGAACCGCAACTCAAATCGGACGGCAATGTATAAGACGATCCCGACGAAGGAGATCAAGACGGCAATCAAGGCGTCTTCCTGCAGCTTTTTCCCAATCGTCGGACCGATCTCCATGCTGGAATCGACGACGAACTTGTTCCCGGGAAACTCCTTGCTGAAGACTGCCATGACTCGCTCCGCGACTTTTTCCTCGATGGTCGTCGACGCTTTCACGCGAATCAGCAACTTATTGTCTTGGGTGAATTCCTGCAATTCGGCGGATCCTAACCCATTGTGTTCCAGCGCGCGTCGCGCCTCGTCAATCCGGATTGACTGATCGAATTTGAGCTGGACTGCAGTCCCACCCGCAAAATCGATTCCCAAATTTGCCGCCCCGCGCCCAATTTGTAGCACCGCGATGAGACCCAACAAGGCGAGGATGCCGGAAATTGCAAACGAGATGGATCGCTTCCCCATAAAATCGATATTGGTCTTGCCCAAAATCTCGAACATACCGACTCCCTTCCTAGCACGATGCTGAGAATGTCCTCCAGCCGCCCTGGACCTCTGTCAGAGGTTGAATGCCCGAGGGAGATGCCTCGCTGGGGTCTTGCTGGATGGCCATTTCGACTATGCTGTACATGCGATTGCAATGCCGCTGCGCGTGCGCACCTTCCGGCGACCTTCCATGGTCGGCAGCCTGGTCCGACTAGATACTGAGCTGCTCAATTTTCTTTCGTTGATTGAAGAGATCGAAAATCACCTTCGTCCCAACCAGCGCCGTAAAGAGATTGATCGCAATACCGAGGCACAGGGTCACGGCGAATCCCTTGATCGGCCCCGTGCCAAAGAGGAACAGGGCGAAGCCGGTGATCAACGTGGTCACGTGTGAGTCGACGATCGTCAGGAGAGCCTTATCGTACCCGGCATCAATCGCCACCCGCACGGCCTTTCCTTGGCGAAGCTCTTCACGAATACGCTCGAAAATCAGTACGTTGGAATCGACGCCCATGCCGATCGTCAGAATAATGCCGGCGATACCCGGCAAGGTCAGCGTGGCGTTCAATGCCGCGAGAGACCCGATCAGGCAGATGAGGTTCAGCATCAACGCAAAATTCGCGATCACCCCAGACAACCGGTAATAGACTGCCATGAAGACGATCACGAGGAGGCCCGCGAAGAGCGTCGCCTTGATGCCCTTTTCGATTGAGTCCTGCCCGAGCGAGGGACCGACGGTAAGATCCTGAATGATCTTCAGCGGCGCGGGCAACGCGCCGGCGCGCAACACGATCGACAGATTGTTGGCCTCTTCCATCGAAAAGGTTCCGGTGATCTGGGCACGTCCGCCGCTGATCCGCTCCTGAATGACCGGCGCCGAATAGATGGTATTGTCGAGCACGATCGCCATGCGCTTTTTGACGTTCTCGCCCGTGATCCGGTCAAACTCCCGCGCACCTTTGGCATCGAAGGTCACGGACACGTAGGGCTCATTGAACTGTCCAATGGAAACCCGCGCATCGCTCAACACGTCGCCCGCGAGCATGACCCGTTTCTTGACGAGATACGGCGCTAACCATTCCTGTCCACTGTCCTTCTCGACGATCCGTTCGAACAGAATCTGATCGCCTTCCGGCACTTTGCCCTCGACCTGCTTCAGAAAGGCCTCTTCGCGCTCCTTCCCTTTCTGCACACGGCCGGGCAGATCCAGTTTAAGTTGATTATCATCGTCCAATAGTTTGAATTCGAGCAGCGCAGTCTGTTTGATCAGATCCTTTGCCAACTTGGCATCCTTGATACCGGGGAGCTGCACCACGACTTGTTTCAACCCCTGCCGCTGAATCAAGGGTTCCGCCACGCCGAACTGGTCGATACGATTGCGAATGGTTTCCAATGCCTGATTGATTGCGGAATCCTTGATCCGTTTGATCTCCGCCTCGCGCAGCCCCCACACGACGCTGTTGGCCGAACCAGCCGACTCAACCTCGACATACGTCGGGAAGTCATCCAACAGTTTTTGCACCTGGGCCTTCAACTCGGCGTTTTGGAACCCGATCGTGATTTGCGACGACCCCGTCCGTTTCACCGTTTCCGCGGGAATTTTCTTCTCCACGAGAAGGTCTTGGAGCCCTGCGGCGGTCCGTTCGACGGCAATTTCAACTGCCCGTTCCTCTTCCACTTCAAGCACCAAGTGAATGCCGCCTTGCAAATCCAAGCCCAGCGTAATGCCCTTGTCCGGCAGGACTTCACGCATCCACCGCGGTAATTCCTTGTACAGCGGTTGGTAGGAGGGCAAGAAAAAGATGATCGATACGACCACCAGCGTCACCAATGCCAACAAGCGCCCACCGACTCTTTTCATACGTACGCCAATCCTTCCCGTCTCATTCGCGTGAGTCAATCCTCTTCGTCACCGCGCAACCGAGCAATATGCTCCTTTTGGATTTTGATTTTGGTCGTGTCCGCGATTTGCAGCGTCACGGTCTCTTTCCCCATGTTGGTGATGGTGCCCCAGATACCCGAGGCCGTGACCACCTTGTCGCCTTTCTTCAGCGCGGCCAACATCGCGTCCGCCTGCTTCCGGCGTTTCTGTTGCGGCAGAATCAGCATAAAATAAAAAATGACGAAGATCAGGACGAACGGAACCAACGACAGGAGGCCGCCTCCCGCTCCCGCGCTTCCCGATGCCCCCTGCGCCCACGCGACCGAATCCCACATAACCCGCCTCACCTACTCCGACGTTAAGACACGTTCATATTTTCGAGATCCGACCCGCTTGCCGCGCCAGGCCGGTCCACGACATAGGTCCGATGAAATTTGCGACGAAATTCCTGAAAAGTTCCTCCCCGCACGGCGCTGCGAATCTCATCCATCAACTTCGCAAAAAACCACAAATTGTGAATCGTATTGAGGCGAGCCCCCAGCATTTCTTTGATCCCGAACAGGTGGTGGAGATAGGCCCGCGTGTATCTCGTGCACACTGGGCAGGTACAAGCCGGATCGATCGGTTGTTCATCCCGGGCATATCGAGCCTGCTTGATCACCACTCGGCCGAACGAGGTGAATAGCCAACCTGTGCGGCCATGCCGGGACGGAACCACGCAATCGAACATATCGATTCCGCGCGCCACCCCTTCCACCAAATCTTCCGGCATGCCGACGCCCATCAAATACCGCGGCTTCTCTGAGGGCAGCTCAGGCACAGTGACATCCAACATGGCATACATGTCGGCCTTGTCTTCCCCCACTGACAATCCGCCAACCGCATACCCATCGAATCCCACCGACACCAGGTCGCGCGCCGACTCCACTCGAAGTCCTGGATCCAATCCGCCTTGAATGATCCCAAACAGTGATTGATCGGATCGGCGCTTTGCGGACATGCAGCGCCGCGCCCAGAGCGAGGTCCGCTTGGAGGCATCCCGCACTTGGTCCAGCGACGATGGCAACGCAACAACGTGATCAAACGCCATGATAATGTCTGCACCCAGGGCTTCTTGTATCTCAATCGACGTTTCCGGGCTGATAAACCGAGAAGACCCGTCGATGTGCGATTGAAAGACCACGCCTTCATCCGTGACCTTGCAAAACTTGGCCAAGCTGAACACCTGAAAGCCACCGCTATCGGTCAGGATCGAGCCCGGCCAGGCGGTGAAGCGGTGTACGCCGCCCAACTCTTCGACAATCTTATGTCCCGGGCGCAGGTACAGGTGGTAGGCATTGTTCAAGATCAGCCCGTAGCCCATCTTGAGCAACTCCTCCCCATCCACACTTCGCACATTTCCCAGTGACCCCACCGGCATGAATGCAGGCGTGGCGACCTCACTACGCGCGGTCGTGAGGACACCAACCCGAGCCCTTCCCCCTGCCTCTTCATGGGTAATTCGAAACGACAACATGTGATCGGTAGTCCTACATTTGTTCCAGGACAAATACAGCGAGTACGTTCAATCCGGTCCGCGCCCCAGGCTTCATGGCCGACATCGGCTCCAGCCGGCCCCGGTCACCCGAGGCAGGATCCAATCCGCGACCCAATTGGCAACAAGCGTCGATCATGGCGAAGCTGCTGCCGATGCTGCTCCGTCCTCAGCCGACAAAGAGCCCTCTAAGTCTGCGTGGAAACAGCGAAAATTAAACCGGGACTCTAGCACACCAGAGTTGCAGAGACAAGATCAGGCATTCTCTGGGCGGTAAGCGGGTCGTTCAAGCAGAGACAATCGACTGGCTTCGATCATGCGCTCCGGACTAATCTGCAGGCAGGCCCGTTCGTCGCAATTCTTGACGGCACGCCAGGTGAGACACGCGCACCATGAACCGGTAAGGATGGTCACGTTCGAACCACGTGGCGCCCAACGACGAGGGTTCGTTGGGCCGAAACACGCGACTGTTGGAATACCGAGCGCTGCAGCAAGGTGGGTGATTCCTGAATCATGCCCGATATACAATGCCGCATGGGATAACAGCCCGGCGACCA
Above is a genomic segment from Nitrospira sp. containing:
- the tgt gene encoding tRNA guanosine(34) transglycosylase Tgt is translated as MLSFRITHEEAGGRARVGVLTTARSEVATPAFMPVGSLGNVRSVDGEELLKMGYGLILNNAYHLYLRPGHKIVEELGGVHRFTAWPGSILTDSGGFQVFSLAKFCKVTDEGVVFQSHIDGSSRFISPETSIEIQEALGADIIMAFDHVVALPSSLDQVRDASKRTSLWARRCMSAKRRSDQSLFGIIQGGLDPGLRVESARDLVSVGFDGYAVGGLSVGEDKADMYAMLDVTVPELPSEKPRYLMGVGMPEDLVEGVARGIDMFDCVVPSRHGRTGWLFTSFGRVVIKQARYARDEQPIDPACTCPVCTRYTRAYLHHLFGIKEMLGARLNTIHNLWFFAKLMDEIRSAVRGGTFQEFRRKFHRTYVVDRPGAASGSDLENMNVS